One window of the Bradyrhizobium sp. NP1 genome contains the following:
- a CDS encoding non-heme iron oxygenase ferredoxin subunit, producing the protein MSWIHAADVGDLDGQEIIGVRKEGHDIAIYRLGTDYFATHNICTHQFAHLSEGYLVDGCVECPLHQGLFDIRTGKAQGGIVKTDLRTYPVRIEEGRIMVLIH; encoded by the coding sequence TTGAGTTGGATTCATGCCGCCGACGTCGGCGATCTCGATGGTCAAGAAATTATCGGGGTCCGGAAGGAGGGGCACGACATCGCGATCTATCGGCTTGGGACCGACTACTTCGCGACCCACAACATCTGCACGCACCAGTTTGCTCACCTTTCGGAAGGCTACCTGGTCGACGGGTGCGTCGAGTGCCCGTTGCACCAAGGGTTGTTTGATATCCGTACGGGCAAAGCCCAAGGCGGCATCGTCAAAACAGACCTGCGCACATATCCGGTCCGCATCGAGGAAGGCCGGATCATGGTTCTAATTCACTAG
- a CDS encoding isochorismatase family protein, producing the protein MTPDEIEVFKRQQFGHRLGLGKFPALLIVDFVNGFVDPQLFGGGNIAAAAANTAPLLQAFRTAGCPVVFSRIIYAEDGSDATVHCLKVPRLKSLTKSNPASQIIDELAPAPGEIVLDKRLPSVFFETGLHGLLNGRGVDTIVVTGCTTSGCVRATVLDGLCHGFRPIVPSDCVGDRALSPHDASLFDLSQKYADVVSSEDVLTFLSQRNFVAA; encoded by the coding sequence ATGACTCCGGACGAGATCGAAGTCTTCAAGAGGCAGCAGTTCGGCCACAGGCTTGGGCTGGGTAAGTTTCCCGCGCTGCTGATCGTCGATTTCGTAAACGGATTTGTCGATCCGCAATTGTTCGGAGGGGGAAACATCGCCGCGGCGGCTGCGAACACCGCGCCGCTCCTGCAGGCATTCCGCACGGCCGGCTGCCCCGTTGTATTTTCCCGCATCATCTACGCCGAGGATGGGTCAGACGCGACGGTTCATTGTCTGAAAGTCCCGCGGCTCAAATCCCTGACGAAGAGCAATCCGGCAAGTCAGATCATCGATGAGCTCGCCCCAGCCCCAGGCGAGATCGTTCTCGACAAGAGGCTGCCGTCGGTTTTCTTCGAGACCGGTTTGCACGGCTTGCTGAACGGTCGTGGCGTCGACACCATCGTCGTGACGGGGTGCACGACGAGCGGCTGTGTGCGCGCGACTGTCCTGGATGGGCTGTGTCACGGCTTCCGTCCGATCGTTCCCTCCGATTGCGTCGGGGATCGTGCCCTATCGCCTCACGATGCAAGCCTGTTCGACCTCTCGCAGAAATACGCCGACGTCGTCAGCAGCGAGGATGTGCTCACATTCCTCTCGCAGCGAAACTTCGTCGCGGCGTGA
- a CDS encoding branched-chain amino acid ABC transporter ATP-binding protein/permease — protein sequence MNRRIHGAVPFAVLIAILAAVLVFGGEYSVTLANYIGLSALVALGLVLLTGIGGMTSFGQAAFVGIGAYSSAVTTSAFGLDPWIGLLVALALTGLSAYVIGALTLRLEGHYLPLSTIAWGIALYFLFGNIELLGGQTGLGGIPPIRMFTFALDTPRSIFLLIWLVVMFALVLATNLLNSGPGRAMRSLKGGAVMAEMFGIDTATVRVKTFVLAALLAGLSGWLYVHMLRFVNPTPFGLNFGIEYLFMTVVGGAGLVWGALVGAATVIISKELLQDFLPAILGHGGNYEMIVFGVVLIILLQKAPEGFLHPLRKFFTSAEYTAQDTGVTPVDLPIRDKPIPDATVLMVSDLGKKFAGLVALEGLSFSLRAGEIVGVIGPNGAGKSTMFNVVSGVISPTTGSVQFWGRSIERLPSRKIAAEGLARTFQHVLLLPTMSVVENVMIGADHRASTGFLPALLHLERRREKAVRLEASRQLDRVGLAQSALAEAGSLALGQQRIVEIARALSADPTILLLDEPAAGLRLQEKVALAKTLRQLRREGVSILIVEHDMDFVMNLVDRLIVLDFGHLIAEGKPEFIQSDARVLEAYLGGVE from the coding sequence GTGAACAGGCGCATCCATGGTGCGGTTCCCTTCGCCGTTCTAATTGCGATCCTGGCAGCCGTTCTCGTCTTCGGCGGTGAATATTCGGTGACGCTGGCCAACTACATCGGCCTGTCAGCGCTGGTCGCACTGGGTCTTGTCTTGCTCACCGGAATTGGTGGCATGACCTCGTTTGGCCAGGCGGCATTCGTTGGCATCGGCGCCTATTCGTCGGCCGTTACCACCTCGGCTTTTGGTCTAGATCCATGGATTGGGCTTCTCGTCGCTTTGGCCCTCACCGGGCTTTCGGCCTATGTGATTGGCGCCCTCACTCTCCGGCTGGAAGGCCACTACTTGCCGTTGAGCACGATCGCGTGGGGAATCGCGCTTTATTTTCTCTTCGGCAATATTGAACTGCTCGGTGGCCAGACGGGTTTGGGCGGTATTCCCCCAATTCGAATGTTCACCTTTGCACTGGACACTCCGCGGTCGATATTTCTGTTGATCTGGCTGGTGGTCATGTTCGCTCTTGTCCTAGCGACAAACCTGCTCAACTCGGGACCAGGCCGCGCGATGAGATCGCTCAAGGGCGGCGCGGTAATGGCTGAAATGTTCGGCATCGACACCGCCACGGTCCGCGTGAAGACGTTTGTCCTTGCCGCGCTGCTGGCGGGCCTATCGGGCTGGCTCTACGTCCATATGCTTCGGTTCGTGAACCCGACCCCTTTTGGATTGAACTTCGGTATAGAATACCTTTTCATGACGGTGGTGGGAGGCGCTGGACTCGTCTGGGGTGCGCTCGTCGGCGCCGCGACCGTGATCATCTCCAAAGAACTGCTTCAGGACTTCTTGCCGGCGATTTTGGGCCACGGCGGCAACTATGAGATGATTGTCTTCGGAGTGGTGTTGATCATTCTGTTGCAAAAGGCGCCTGAGGGCTTTCTGCATCCGCTCCGGAAGTTCTTCACTAGTGCAGAGTACACTGCACAGGACACCGGCGTCACGCCGGTTGACCTTCCGATCCGCGACAAGCCCATTCCTGACGCGACCGTCCTGATGGTAAGCGATCTCGGCAAGAAATTTGCCGGATTGGTGGCATTAGAGGGGTTGAGCTTCTCGCTTAGGGCAGGCGAGATCGTCGGTGTCATCGGTCCCAACGGGGCCGGCAAATCAACTATGTTCAACGTGGTCAGCGGCGTGATCTCCCCGACTACAGGATCTGTGCAATTCTGGGGTCGAAGCATTGAGCGACTACCTTCACGCAAGATCGCAGCGGAAGGTCTGGCGCGTACTTTCCAACACGTGCTCCTTTTGCCGACTATGAGTGTGGTCGAAAACGTGATGATTGGTGCCGATCATCGCGCGTCAACCGGCTTCCTGCCCGCGCTCCTGCACCTTGAGCGTCGCCGTGAGAAGGCGGTGAGATTGGAAGCTTCGAGGCAGCTCGATCGAGTGGGTCTTGCTCAATCGGCGTTGGCGGAAGCCGGGTCGCTGGCTCTTGGTCAACAGCGCATCGTGGAAATCGCCAGGGCACTGTCCGCGGATCCAACCATACTGCTGCTTGATGAGCCCGCTGCGGGACTAAGACTGCAGGAAAAGGTGGCGCTCGCGAAGACACTTCGACAGCTACGTAGGGAGGGTGTGTCCATTCTGATCGTCGAACACGATATGGATTTCGTGATGAATCTCGTGGACAGGCTCATCGTGCTCGATTTCGGTCACCTCATCGCGGAAGGCAAGCCGGAGTTCATTCAATCGGATGCACGGGTACTTGAAGCGTATCTGGGAGGCGTGGAGTGA
- a CDS encoding GntR family transcriptional regulator has product MVKKAIPQDRRDAVVSLSEEAVIRIRELIVSGEMPPGTHLQEIPLAERLGISRTPVRSALNTLAQEGLLVPGPKRGYKTRSFSIEELIDAYAVRATLEALACGILAQRGADDVTRDVLQECLDCGDRALAQGHFAQKDQESWVDMNERLHSTIYKATGNEMLISFVEVAQRLPLTSSRNVHWYRFDDRNYFLAKQAHSHHHVIVSAILERNSGRAEAAMREHIRFSSDLLSEYYQQMVASSKDAAAAAAEFATKPHLLIA; this is encoded by the coding sequence ATGGTGAAAAAGGCGATACCTCAGGACAGACGAGATGCCGTCGTTTCCCTCTCCGAGGAAGCAGTCATTCGTATACGCGAACTGATTGTGTCAGGGGAAATGCCCCCGGGGACGCATCTTCAGGAGATTCCGCTCGCGGAGCGGTTGGGGATATCCCGTACGCCGGTGCGCTCCGCTCTCAATACTCTCGCCCAGGAAGGCTTGCTCGTTCCAGGGCCTAAGCGAGGCTACAAGACTCGTTCCTTCAGCATCGAGGAATTGATCGACGCGTACGCGGTCAGGGCGACCCTGGAGGCCTTGGCTTGCGGAATCCTGGCACAGAGAGGCGCAGACGACGTCACGCGCGACGTGCTGCAGGAGTGCCTCGACTGTGGAGATCGGGCGCTGGCCCAAGGGCACTTCGCGCAGAAGGATCAGGAATCTTGGGTCGACATGAACGAGCGCCTTCATTCGACCATCTACAAAGCAACAGGCAACGAAATGCTGATCTCGTTCGTTGAGGTGGCCCAACGCCTGCCGTTGACGAGTTCGCGAAACGTGCATTGGTATCGGTTCGATGATCGCAACTATTTTCTCGCCAAGCAGGCGCACTCGCATCACCACGTCATCGTCAGCGCCATCTTGGAACGGAATTCGGGACGTGCCGAGGCCGCGATGCGCGAACACATTCGCTTTTCCTCCGATCTGTTGTCGGAATATTACCAGCAGATGGTCGCCAGTTCGAAGGATGCGGCGGCAGCGGCTGCCGAGTTTGCGACCAAACCGCATCTTTTGATCGCGTAA
- a CDS encoding branched-chain amino acid ABC transporter permease: MNTDIVLILAQDGLVNAAVYALAAIAIVLVYAVTRIVFVPQGEFVAYGALTFAGLLSGVVPTTAWLMLGGAIAICVIDVWKAYRGGVTSKAIVKSLAGIFYALAVVFVAWRFAPGGMSQVLAIPLTLAIMIPLGPQIYRLAFEPLAGASVLMLLIVATAVHFVMVGVGLLAFGAEGSRNPPVADFSMTLGPVLVTAQSIWVIVASLAAIVALWLFFGLTLRGRALRAVAVNRVGAKLVGIRGKHAGRLTFALAAGIGTTCGILISPVTTIYYDTGFLIGLKGFVAAIIGGLASYPLAAAGALLVGILESYSSFWASAYKEVIVFTLIIPVLLCRSLRGIHFEEE, from the coding sequence ATGAACACAGATATCGTTCTCATTCTCGCGCAGGACGGACTGGTGAACGCCGCGGTGTACGCGCTTGCGGCGATCGCGATCGTGCTGGTCTACGCGGTAACTCGTATCGTATTCGTTCCGCAGGGTGAGTTCGTCGCTTATGGCGCCCTCACGTTCGCGGGGTTACTCTCCGGTGTAGTGCCTACAACCGCATGGCTGATGTTAGGCGGCGCGATCGCTATCTGCGTGATCGACGTCTGGAAAGCCTATCGTGGTGGCGTGACATCCAAAGCGATTGTAAAATCGCTAGCGGGAATCTTCTACGCTTTGGCGGTCGTATTCGTCGCGTGGCGTTTTGCGCCAGGGGGGATGTCTCAAGTTCTGGCAATCCCGCTTACCCTCGCCATAATGATTCCGCTTGGGCCTCAGATTTATCGGCTGGCGTTCGAGCCGCTGGCGGGTGCCTCCGTCTTGATGCTTCTGATCGTTGCGACGGCCGTGCACTTCGTCATGGTCGGAGTCGGCTTGCTTGCATTCGGAGCCGAGGGATCGAGAAATCCCCCGGTTGCTGATTTCTCGATGACCTTGGGCCCGGTGTTGGTCACCGCCCAAAGTATTTGGGTAATCGTGGCTTCATTGGCTGCGATCGTAGCTCTGTGGCTGTTTTTCGGCCTTACGCTGCGCGGTCGAGCACTTCGCGCGGTGGCGGTCAATCGCGTCGGTGCAAAGCTGGTGGGAATTAGAGGTAAGCACGCGGGGAGGCTCACCTTCGCGCTTGCGGCAGGTATTGGCACTACTTGCGGCATTCTGATCTCTCCCGTGACAACGATCTACTACGACACGGGATTCCTTATCGGGCTAAAGGGCTTCGTAGCGGCCATAATCGGCGGACTCGCAAGCTATCCGCTCGCGGCCGCGGGAGCACTTCTCGTCGGAATTCTGGAATCATACTCTTCCTTCTGGGCAAGCGCCTACAAGGAGGTGATCGTCTTCACGCTGATCATTCCGGTGCTGCTCTGCCGATCCCTTCGCGGCATTCATTTCGAGGAGGAATAA
- a CDS encoding LysR substrate-binding domain-containing protein, whose amino-acid sequence MDIEDLRTFINILESLSFTRTGDKLGRTQSAISLRIKKLEDELDCKLIERDGRMMRATAQGELLRNEAARLVEFHDRLKSSFKRKGIGGVLRLGVTDDVADGPLSSALHHFANEHPNIQIELSVDLTQHILARLKRSAFDVAVAKVDGSHQPTKILRTEPLIWCSQHGAQEEAPGVIPVVVFVDGSYPREVMLTHLTQAHIDWRISVVSSSLSGLRAAVEAGLGVTAIAAGAVRGRLKPAPASWCLPELPPAQTALFSVPSASPAQEAFIDFVSASFEV is encoded by the coding sequence ATGGATATCGAGGACCTCAGAACGTTCATCAACATCCTCGAATCGCTGAGCTTCACTCGAACTGGTGACAAACTCGGTCGTACGCAGTCCGCCATCAGTCTGCGGATAAAGAAGCTGGAGGACGAACTCGACTGCAAACTGATCGAAAGAGACGGGCGGATGATGCGGGCGACAGCGCAGGGCGAGCTGCTCCGGAACGAGGCGGCCCGACTGGTCGAATTCCACGACAGGCTGAAGTCGAGCTTCAAAAGAAAGGGAATAGGAGGCGTTCTACGTCTTGGAGTGACCGACGATGTGGCGGACGGCCCCCTATCATCCGCATTGCACCACTTCGCAAACGAACATCCAAACATTCAGATCGAGCTTTCTGTCGACCTAACTCAACATATCTTGGCTCGGCTGAAGCGATCGGCGTTTGATGTGGCTGTCGCCAAGGTCGACGGATCTCATCAGCCGACGAAGATCCTTCGCACCGAGCCGCTGATCTGGTGCTCCCAACACGGCGCGCAAGAAGAGGCACCAGGCGTAATCCCCGTAGTCGTGTTCGTCGATGGCTCATATCCTCGCGAGGTGATGCTGACGCACCTCACCCAAGCCCATATCGACTGGAGGATCTCAGTAGTATCGAGCTCACTTTCGGGGTTGAGGGCCGCTGTAGAAGCGGGGCTCGGGGTCACCGCCATTGCTGCCGGAGCGGTGCGGGGACGGTTGAAGCCAGCGCCCGCGTCGTGGTGTTTGCCGGAACTCCCGCCCGCGCAAACAGCGCTGTTTTCAGTGCCGTCGGCATCGCCGGCCCAGGAAGCATTTATCGATTTCGTGTCGGCTTCCTTCGAAGTCTGA
- a CDS encoding ABC transporter ATP-binding protein, which translates to MSDLLVVDQLRVAYGKVEALFGVSLTVGKGQVISVIGPNGAGKSTLLNAAAGLLPCRGRILFGGVDFSSTDAEERVENGLCLVPERRELFGSMSVEDNVLLGGYPSRAIGRAALKSRLDEVYSRFPRLKERRKQYAATLSGGERQMLAIGRALMSAPKLLMLDEPSLGLAPRIVKEVFQIVAALRAADVAILLIEQNARAALQVSDHAYVLENGEISMEGESAVLRDDRRIVETYLGMGHSYETSASEVHDDAPKRYASR; encoded by the coding sequence GTGAGCGATCTTCTGGTTGTGGACCAACTTCGGGTCGCGTACGGCAAGGTGGAGGCCCTCTTCGGCGTATCACTCACTGTGGGGAAAGGGCAGGTGATTTCGGTCATCGGTCCGAACGGAGCAGGAAAATCAACCCTTCTGAACGCCGCGGCGGGCCTGTTGCCGTGTCGTGGACGCATATTGTTCGGTGGCGTAGACTTCTCGTCGACCGACGCCGAAGAGCGTGTCGAGAATGGCCTTTGTCTGGTACCGGAACGCCGCGAGCTCTTTGGCTCGATGAGCGTCGAAGATAATGTTCTTCTTGGGGGCTATCCGTCGCGTGCGATAGGCCGGGCTGCGCTGAAGTCACGTTTGGACGAGGTCTACTCTCGATTTCCCCGACTGAAGGAAAGGCGCAAGCAGTACGCTGCGACCCTCTCAGGAGGAGAGCGGCAGATGCTCGCCATTGGCCGCGCGCTGATGAGCGCACCAAAGCTCCTCATGCTTGATGAACCCAGCCTCGGACTGGCGCCTCGGATCGTTAAGGAGGTTTTCCAGATCGTTGCGGCCTTGCGTGCCGCGGATGTAGCGATTCTCTTGATCGAGCAGAACGCCCGGGCGGCACTCCAAGTGTCCGACCATGCCTATGTGCTCGAGAATGGCGAGATCTCGATGGAAGGCGAAAGTGCCGTCCTGCGCGACGATCGTCGGATCGTCGAGACCTATTTGGGTATGGGGCACTCTTACGAGACTTCCGCATCCGAGGTTCACGACGATGCCCCGAAAAGGTATGCTTCCCGATAG
- a CDS encoding ABC transporter substrate-binding protein gives MWKICLAVVLAALASPAFGQVKLGATLSTTGPAASLGIPERNTLQLLPKSIGGLSIEWIVLDDASDTTAARKNAEKLTSEDRVDAIVGSSTTPNSLAMIEVASGAQTPMISLGASARIVDPMDAQRRWVFKTPYHDSMIAETVARHMTATGVKTLAYIGFNDAYGEGWGTELQKAAERNGVSMSAWEKYNRTDTSVTAQVLKVMTSSPDAVLIGASGTPAVLPQVTLRERGYKGKIYQTSGVINNDFLRVGAKNVEGTLLPSGPVIVVEQLPDDHPAKASGLEYKKLYEGTYGPNSLSTFGANAYDAWLLLKSALPKAAAKAKPGTPEFRQALREEIERTANLPATHGVFNMSAQDHLGFAADSPAMITIRNGTWAFVKAGGS, from the coding sequence ATGTGGAAGATCTGTTTAGCCGTGGTGCTCGCTGCGCTCGCTAGCCCCGCTTTCGGTCAAGTCAAACTGGGAGCGACATTGTCCACGACCGGTCCGGCGGCTTCACTTGGAATTCCGGAGCGCAATACGCTGCAACTTCTTCCCAAATCCATCGGTGGTTTGTCGATCGAGTGGATCGTGCTTGACGATGCTTCGGATACGACGGCAGCTCGTAAGAACGCTGAGAAGCTGACATCGGAAGACCGTGTTGATGCCATTGTCGGCTCCAGCACGACGCCCAACTCCCTCGCGATGATCGAAGTGGCGAGTGGTGCTCAGACGCCTATGATTAGCCTTGGCGCCTCTGCACGCATCGTTGATCCGATGGATGCGCAACGACGCTGGGTGTTCAAGACGCCGTATCACGACAGCATGATCGCCGAGACTGTGGCACGACACATGACGGCGACCGGCGTGAAAACCTTGGCCTACATCGGCTTCAACGATGCGTATGGAGAAGGTTGGGGCACGGAACTTCAGAAGGCCGCCGAACGAAACGGCGTGTCGATGAGCGCCTGGGAGAAATACAACAGGACCGACACGAGCGTTACCGCCCAGGTGCTGAAAGTGATGACGTCAAGTCCGGACGCGGTTCTCATCGGAGCGTCGGGTACCCCAGCGGTGCTTCCGCAGGTCACGCTTCGCGAACGCGGTTACAAGGGCAAAATCTATCAGACGTCCGGCGTGATTAACAATGACTTCCTCCGTGTCGGCGCGAAGAACGTAGAGGGCACTCTGCTTCCCAGCGGACCGGTCATTGTCGTCGAGCAATTGCCTGACGATCACCCGGCGAAGGCGTCCGGCCTGGAATACAAGAAGCTGTATGAAGGGACGTACGGACCTAATTCGCTCTCGACATTCGGGGCGAACGCGTACGACGCATGGCTTCTGCTTAAGAGCGCTCTTCCAAAAGCCGCGGCCAAGGCGAAGCCCGGAACCCCGGAATTCCGGCAGGCGTTGCGCGAAGAAATCGAGCGTACGGCCAACTTGCCGGCTACGCATGGCGTGTTCAACATGAGCGCGCAGGATCATCTGGGTTTTGCCGCGGATTCGCCGGCGATGATCACCATCCGTAACGGCACGTGGGCCTTTGTTAAGGCTGGCGGGTCTTAA
- a CDS encoding 2,5-dihydroxypyridine 5,6-dioxygenase, with the protein MYSESLNDTAMWLEVLRLSRVKPGETVCVLTGAASNERNFRAAMRASQELGCTTFQLHIPPAAPLPTIGADRTSFVGVTPLTGNRAAVETLKNVSFVADLMGLLHSPEQLEILKAGTRMLMVLEPPEILARMVPTEEDKRRVMAADNRLRRAKTMKVTSPAGTDLVLPIGQFPTLPEYGYADEPGHWDHWPSGFTSTWPNEGQGDGTVVIDVGDLLFPFKMYATSRTTLRIERGLIRSIEGGFEAEYLKEYMASYNDPGAYAISHVGYGLQPKAKWTALQMQHDKSRTLGMDGRSFYGNFLFSTGPNSEAGGCNNSPCHIDIPMRNCTVLLDGETMVREGDVIAADQRVPSATPQTGVHLVAAE; encoded by the coding sequence ATGTACTCAGAGAGTCTGAATGATACCGCGATGTGGCTCGAAGTCTTGCGGCTTTCCCGGGTGAAGCCGGGAGAGACGGTTTGCGTGTTAACCGGCGCCGCCTCCAACGAACGGAATTTTCGCGCCGCTATGCGAGCCTCTCAAGAATTGGGCTGTACGACCTTCCAGCTTCACATTCCGCCGGCTGCGCCGCTGCCCACTATAGGTGCGGACCGGACCTCGTTCGTTGGTGTCACTCCTCTGACCGGAAATCGCGCCGCCGTCGAGACTCTGAAGAACGTGTCGTTCGTTGCGGATCTGATGGGCTTGCTGCACTCGCCCGAACAACTTGAGATCCTGAAGGCCGGCACGCGCATGCTTATGGTTCTTGAGCCACCGGAAATCCTCGCGCGCATGGTGCCCACCGAAGAAGATAAGCGGCGCGTCATGGCGGCCGACAATCGCTTGCGACGCGCCAAGACCATGAAGGTGACGTCGCCGGCGGGTACTGATCTCGTTTTGCCGATCGGCCAGTTTCCAACCTTGCCGGAGTACGGCTACGCCGACGAACCCGGTCATTGGGACCACTGGCCTAGCGGCTTCACATCGACTTGGCCGAACGAGGGACAGGGTGATGGGACGGTTGTGATCGATGTAGGCGATCTTTTGTTTCCGTTCAAGATGTACGCGACGTCGCGGACAACGCTGCGAATTGAGCGAGGTCTCATCCGATCGATCGAAGGCGGTTTCGAGGCCGAGTACCTGAAGGAGTACATGGCCAGTTACAACGACCCTGGCGCGTACGCGATCTCGCATGTGGGATATGGCCTGCAGCCCAAGGCGAAATGGACGGCCCTTCAGATGCAACACGACAAATCGCGCACGCTCGGCATGGACGGTCGGTCATTTTACGGAAATTTTCTCTTTTCCACAGGCCCGAATTCCGAAGCTGGTGGTTGCAACAATTCGCCATGCCACATCGACATCCCGATGCGGAATTGCACCGTGCTCCTCGACGGCGAAACGATGGTGCGAGAAGGCGATGTCATCGCCGCGGATCAGCGCGTGCCAAGTGCAACTCCGCAAACGGGGGTGCATCTCGTCGCCGCCGAATAA